The Vibrio agarivorans genome contains the following window.
TGGCTCAGTATTTGGATTATCGCCACTGATGGTTATTTCAAACTCTTATTACTGCTTCGCATTAGCGGTGTCGGCAATAGTCACCATTTTCGTAAGAAAGCGTGAGGCTGAAATCCTACCTGACGCTCAAGTTCAACAATAGTCCCTATCGTAATGACTCTCAGTAAGGCTCCAATTGGAGCCTTACTTTTATTGCATGATCCCATCCTGCTTAAACGATTTATTCCCCACATAAAAGAGCGTTAACCTCACCACTTTCTCATCAAACAGTGGATAGAAGTCTATGAAACCCGCACTTATCCTCGGTGCAATCGCACTCTTTAGCGCAACCACATACGCCAACGTCATCGTTGACACCAAAAATGTTGACCAAACTCAGTACCACGCCGACCTGTATGAATGTCAGCAATTAAGTCAACAATCAGAGATGAAACAAACAGATAGTCTTGGGCACGATGTTGTCGGATCCACTGCAAAAGGTGCGGCGTTAGGCGCAGCTGGCAGCGCAATTGCTGGGGGGAGTGGCTCAAAGGGTGCAAAAGTTGGCGCAGGTATTGGGGTGATTGGTGGTGTACTTAAACATGGTTCAGAGAAACGTGAACACGCGGCTGAGCACGATTACGAAGTACAAGCTGTGATGCGTAATTGCATGATTGGACGTGGATACCGTGTACTCAACTGATTTAATGTCACGTGACGAAAACATAGAAGTTAGAGTAACATAAAAATTTAAGGGGCATTGAAAGATGCCCCTTAACACTACTCAAGCCCCTTAGACTTCGGGCATAGACTCGCACTGCTCTCTAAACGATAGATACCCAGTGATAAGTTGCTCGGCAGACAAGGGATTGGCTTGATATTCATACAGAGCCATCTCTTGGCGTACACGATCAACATAGTGGTAGTGTGTTGAGATCATGCCGGTGAACAGGCCAGGATGTTCCATCATCATTTGGCGAATCTGCTTATCATTCAATTTCTTGGTGTACATACGGCTTTGTCTCCCTTTTCCATGACGCTTCCCTGCTTGAAGAAGCCTAGTTATGTAACTCAGCACTCATTATCTTGATAGCACATTATTTCACCAGCATGAATGACTATTCACCACTCATCTGATCTAGCTCAATTATCAACCAATCCCAGTGGCATTTATCTGTATCCACTAT
Protein-coding sequences here:
- a CDS encoding glycine zipper family protein; this translates as MKPALILGAIALFSATTYANVIVDTKNVDQTQYHADLYECQQLSQQSEMKQTDSLGHDVVGSTAKGAALGAAGSAIAGGSGSKGAKVGAGIGVIGGVLKHGSEKREHAAEHDYEVQAVMRNCMIGRGYRVLN